Proteins co-encoded in one Psychromonas sp. L1A2 genomic window:
- a CDS encoding tetratricopeptide repeat protein — MLIKAIIFVLFSLLSSFTWADVETTDESVAASVQEQTAAAVSKKTNDIATASFAEKPLVERYILDELKATRHDLQDLERRLTIEITDRELDVAEKSLSYAEQTVNFFFYVIAGVASLVALFGWKSLHEIRVNTTKKANSQIKMIAQSYEEKFQTLEKDLRRKTLRIADNHIEIEKINEIHNLWLRAQKSQTPEQKMAAYDAILKIRPGDLEALTSKADAAMELKEFHWALSICNRVLDMDDTNQDAFYQRACAYACLGVEDQAISDLEKAIEGRSSLRELAADEDDFENLRGNDAFDALLTCTDS, encoded by the coding sequence ATGCTAATTAAAGCAATTATTTTCGTCTTATTCAGTCTGCTTTCATCTTTCACTTGGGCCGATGTAGAAACGACTGATGAATCAGTAGCAGCGTCAGTTCAAGAACAAACCGCTGCAGCCGTCAGTAAAAAGACAAATGACATTGCAACAGCTAGCTTTGCAGAGAAACCTTTAGTTGAGCGTTATATTCTCGATGAACTAAAAGCGACGCGACATGATTTACAAGATTTAGAACGTAGATTAACCATTGAAATTACCGATAGAGAGCTGGATGTTGCTGAAAAATCACTAAGTTATGCAGAACAAACTGTTAACTTTTTCTTCTATGTGATTGCCGGTGTTGCATCATTAGTGGCTTTATTTGGTTGGAAATCACTGCATGAAATCCGTGTTAACACCACTAAGAAAGCTAATTCACAAATTAAAATGATCGCACAATCTTACGAAGAAAAGTTTCAAACGTTGGAAAAAGACTTACGTCGTAAAACATTACGTATTGCCGATAACCATATTGAAATCGAAAAAATTAATGAGATTCATAACCTCTGGTTACGTGCTCAAAAAAGCCAAACACCAGAACAAAAAATGGCCGCTTACGATGCTATTTTGAAAATTCGCCCTGGTGATTTAGAAGCGTTAACTTCAAAAGCGGATGCAGCAATGGAACTGAAAGAATTCCATTGGGCACTCAGCATTTGTAATCGTGTACTCGACATGGATGATACGAACCAAGATGCATTTTACCAACGAGCTTGTGCTTATGCGTGTTTAGGTGTGGAAGATCAAGCAATCAGTGACTTAGAAAAAGCTATTGAAGGCCGTTCGTCATTGAGAGAATTAGCAGCAGATGAAGATGACTTCGAAAACTTACGTGGTAATGATGCGTTCGATGCTCTATTGACCTGTACTGATAGTTAA
- a CDS encoding S49 family peptidase — MQEPESNQEKWLSGFMKETFREQKRTRRWGIVFKLLTFTYLFVALFLFMNTGLLDKDTSTQEAHTAMVVVNGVIAADEEANANSIVSSLRAAFKNEHSKAVMMVINSPGGSPVQAGYVNDEIKRLRGIYPEKKLYAVIAELGASGGYYMAVAADDIYADKSSLVGSIGVTASGFGFVDLMEKVGVERRHYTSGEHKAFLDPFSPAKTEEALFWQGVLDSTHKQFIKVVEEGRGDRLVKGNKDLYSGLIWNGEQALALGLIDGLGSPGYVARDVIQAEEIVDYSIKPSKLESFTKSLGLSIGEGVATLLNRSDTAMQLR, encoded by the coding sequence ATGCAAGAGCCTGAAAGTAATCAAGAAAAGTGGCTGTCTGGTTTCATGAAAGAAACGTTTAGAGAGCAGAAAAGAACACGCCGTTGGGGCATCGTCTTTAAATTATTAACCTTTACCTACTTATTTGTTGCTTTGTTTTTATTCATGAACACAGGTTTACTTGATAAAGACACGTCAACTCAAGAAGCGCATACGGCAATGGTCGTGGTAAATGGTGTTATCGCCGCTGATGAAGAAGCCAATGCAAATAGTATCGTCAGTTCGTTAAGAGCCGCTTTTAAGAATGAACATTCAAAAGCAGTGATGATGGTTATCAATAGTCCAGGCGGTAGTCCAGTTCAAGCAGGTTACGTAAATGATGAAATTAAACGTTTACGTGGTATTTACCCTGAGAAAAAATTGTATGCGGTGATTGCAGAGTTAGGCGCTTCGGGGGGTTATTACATGGCCGTTGCTGCGGACGACATTTATGCTGATAAATCGAGTTTAGTCGGTTCAATTGGCGTGACCGCATCAGGTTTTGGTTTTGTAGATTTAATGGAGAAGGTCGGTGTTGAGCGTCGTCATTATACATCCGGTGAACATAAAGCTTTCTTAGACCCGTTTTCACCGGCTAAAACAGAAGAAGCATTATTCTGGCAAGGTGTGTTGGACAGTACTCATAAACAGTTTATTAAAGTAGTAGAAGAAGGCCGTGGCGACCGCTTAGTGAAAGGTAATAAAGATCTTTACTCAGGCTTAATCTGGAATGGCGAACAAGCTTTAGCACTTGGTTTGATTGATGGGCTAGGTAGCCCAGGTTACGTAGCAAGGGATGTTATTCAAGCTGAAGAAATTGTTGATTATTCAATTAAACCATCAAAACTAGAAAGTTTTACTAAAAGCTTAGGGTTGTCAATTGGTGAAGGTGTAGCAACCTTATTGAATCGCTCAGATACAGCAATGCAACTGAGGTAA